A genomic region of Oryza glaberrima chromosome 1, OglaRS2, whole genome shotgun sequence contains the following coding sequences:
- the LOC127774314 gene encoding E3 ubiquitin-protein ligase PUB23-like, protein MAAMASAAAEVPSYFVCPISLQLMRDPVTLPTGISYDRAAIARWLAAPGARRTCPVTRQPLEHGLELTPNHTLRRLIQSWAASVSPGSAVDEEVAALRPVSSDEVASLLSDAAAAQVGALRRLRELAAECEDSRAMLESQGGVFDVLSRVVTSGSACSTAREEAVGVLASLRIPEQELIGVSTRHGNLAESLTAVLRSSNLQSRAHAVQLVRTLADAVVPAWVIGLNAELLAEVVGVVRDRVSARATKASLHALAALCPYGRHRVKIVGAGAVAALVELLLDEPERRVCELALAVLDRLCTCAEGRAELVAHAAGVAVVGKKVLRVSEAASERAVRVLRSVARHAATPAVLQEMAQCGVVGKLCLALRSEQCGVKTKEKAHEVLKLHSRVWRASPCLSPSFLALYPS, encoded by the coding sequence ATGGCAGCgatggcgagcgcggcggccgaggtgccGTCCTACTTCGTCTGCCCGATCTCGCTGCAGCTCATGCGCGACCCCGTCACGCTCCCTACGGGGATCTCGTACGACCGCGCCGCGATCGCGCGGTGGCTCGCCGCGCCGGGGGCCCGCCGGACGTGTCCCGtcacgcggcagccgctcgaGCACGGGCTGGAGCTCACGCCCAACCACACCCTGCGCCGCCTGATCCAGTCGTGGGCGGCCTCCGTCTCCCCCGGGTCGGCCGTGGACGAGGAGGTGGCCGCGCTACGGCCGGTTTCGAGCGACGAGGTTGCGTCGCTCCtgtccgacgccgccgcggcgcaggtGGGCGCGCTCAGGAGGCTGcgggagctggcggcggagTGCGAGGATAGCAGGGCAATGCTGGAGTCCCAGGGCGGGGTGTTCGACGTGCTATCTCGCGTCGTGACCAGCGGCAGCGCCTGCTcgacggcgcgggaggaggcggtTGGTGTCCTCGCGTCGCTCCGGATCCCGGAGCAGGAGCTGATCGGCGTCTCGACCAGGCACGGCAACCTGGCGGAGTCCCTCACGGCCGTGCTCCGCTCGTCGAACCTCCAGTCGCGGGCGCACGCGGTGCAGCTCGTGAGGACGCTCGCCGACGCGGTGGTCCCGGCGTGGGTGATCGGCCTCAACGCGGAGCTCCTCGCCGAGGTGGTCGGCGTGGTCCGCGACCGCGTCTCGGCGCGGGCCACCAAGGCGTCCCTCcacgcgctcgccgcgctctgCCCGTACGGCCGGCACCGCGTGAAGATCGtgggcgccggcgcggtggcggcgctggtggaGCTGCTGCTGGATGAGCCCGAGCGGCGCGTGTGCGAGCTGGCGCTGGCCGTGCTGGACCGGCTGTGCACGTGCGCGGAGGGGCGCGCGGAGCTGGTGGCGCACGCGGCGGGCGTGGCCGTGGTGGGGAAGAAGGTGCTGCGGGtgtcggaggcggcgagcgagcgggcGGTGCGCGTGCTGCGGTCGGTGGCGCGGcacgcggcgacgccggcggtgcTGCAGGAGATGGCGCAGTGCGGCGTGGTGGGGAAGCTGTGCCTGGCGCTGCGGTCGGAGCAGTGCGGGGTGAAGACCAAGGAGAAGGCGCACGAGGTGCTCAAGCTGCACTCCAGGGTCTGGAGGGCCTCGCCATGCTTGTCTCCCAGCTTCTTGGCGCTTTACCCATCATGA
- the LOC127774320 gene encoding dof zinc finger protein 4-like, with the protein MLSSSHHEAMLPYAPRPPSLLVDRRYKQGAEAAPNCPRCDSPNTKFCYYNNYSLSQPRYFCKGCRRYWTKGGSLRNVPVGGGCRKNRRGKSSSSARSAADAVSSGRDAAFGHRFPGPVRPDVVLEGMVGNPANPGQAMPDVAAAADGSTIDLAMLYAKFLNHPPTDAGLGAVTPESGGHVDEAFDTFSASSDLSPGILAAASAQFDPNQDGFGEWSSPASGNDPTSTATTATTSMLCTDASVQAALGELNFAMDQSCFDSLGLPTDVAGAGSLSSWCSIVPSLSTWEEPKYDSLDSFPDDAMSLHECMIGAPDHDWSVDCQGLEALYMP; encoded by the coding sequence ATGTTGTCGTCGTCGCACCACGAGGCGATGCTGCCGtacgcgccgcggccgccgtcgctgctggtGGATCGCCGGTACAAGCAGGGCGCCGAGGCGGCGCCCAACTGCCCGCGCTGCGACTCGCCCAACACCAAGTTCTGCTACTACAACAACTACAGCCTCAGCCAGCCGCGCTACTTCTGCAAGGGATGCCGCCGGTACTGGACCAAGGGCGGCTCGCTCCGCAAcgtccccgtcggcggcggctgccgcaaGAACCGCCGCGGGaagtcctcgtcgtcggcgcggtcggcggccgACGCCGTCTCGAGCGGCCGCGACGCGGCGTTCGGCCACCGGTTCCCCGGCCCGGTCCGGCCTGACGTGGTCCTGGAAGGCATGGTCGGGAACCCGGCGAACCCCGGCCAGGCGATgcccgacgtcgccgccgcggcggacggcTCGACCATCGACCTCGCAATGCTGTACGCCAAGTTTCTGAACCACCCGCCGACCGACGCCGGGCTCGGCGCCGTCACGCCGGAGTCGGGAGGGCACGTCGACGAGGCGTTCGACACGTTCAGCGCGTCCAGCGATCTGAGCCCCGGCAtcctggcggcggcgtcggcgcagtTCGACCCGAACCAGGACGGGTTCGGCGAGTGGTCCAGTCCAGCGAGCGGCAACGACCCGACGAGTACTGCAACCACCGCAACCACCTCCATGCTGTGCACGGACGCGAGCGTGCAAGCCGCGCTCGGCGAGCTCAACTTCGCCATGGATCAGAGCTGCTTCGACTCGCTAGGTTTGCCCAcggacgtcgccggcgccggcagcctGTCGTCGTGGTGCTCGATCGTGCCGAGCTTGTCGACATGGGAGGAGCCCAAGTACGACTCGTTGGATTCGTTTCCCGACGACGCCATGAGCCTCCATGAGTGCATGATCGGCGCTCCTGATCATGATTGGAGCGTGGATTGCCAAGGATTGGAGGCTCTTTACATgccataa